The segment attttcattaaactaatgTAGACAAGTTATTATGCTAAAACGATATAAAAACAAAGATTCATGATGAGTTTAGAACTTCTCACTCAGCAACAAATACACAGATTTTGATTACCATAAAGATGCACAGATTCATGATGCATATCTTCAGACACTCTTCAATTCTTCAGCTGCCTTTACGAGCATTAAAATTCTATATGGGCCAAACCAGGCTAAGCCCATAAACGAGagggaaaatgaaaaaaaaatgaagcgCGGTTAACATTTTAACTAGGAAACAAAAATCCCGCCAAACGTTGGCAACTCtttctttcatttttaatataactgCTGTTCTCATTCTCTCCTCGTAGCTATTCGCCATTGACATCTGTTGAAAAAACCTCCTCTCACTCTGATCTTTCTTCTACCAATCTCCGAAACTAAGGATATGGATATCTCCGACATAGCGAGAAAGCTCGATCTCTCTAACAACAAGCTTGTGGTCCGAAAAGCTGCCGAGATTCGACGTCTCTGTGATGCTCAGTTCGATTCATCCGTCATCGGCGTTGTAAGACATTCCTAATCCGAATCCAAAATTCAATCACTATTTGACTTTTAATTACCTTCCGTCTTAACTATATGTAATCGGATTCGCAGGGTGAGATCTGTAAAGCTGTGATCTGTCTCGAAATGGCAGCGTCTAGGTAATGTCGCAATATGTTGATTCCATCTCCATCGTGGGTATCTTTACTTAACTTTGAATCGATTACAGTTTGCAGGTTATTTTCGACAGACAAGCAGCGATTAAGTTGAGTGGCATGTCTGAAAAGGCCTACACGAGATCATTCAATAGCCTCCAAAACGTTATTGGAGTCAAGTGGGTTTCCTTTTCCACTAGATCCCCGCTTCAATTACAAATCTTTTCATGAATCTATTGGTTTAGTTGATTAAAAAAATGTGCATTTCAGGATTAAGCTCAATGTTAAAGAGCTGGCGATTCAGTTTGGGTGCGTTAGGATCATCAAATCAGTGCAGAACATGTTATCTTTGTAAGTTTGTTATCCCCCTTTATGGTATATGCATAGGATGTGTTTGGTAAAATGTCTCTTAGAAACTCCTGGTCGTGTTTTGCTTACTCTGTTCGGCTTTTGGTTGATGTCTAGGTATAAAGAGAGGTTTCTTGCGTCACTACCAGCGTCAAGACGGGCGAATGCTGACTTCACTAGACCTGTGTTTACGGCTGCTGCTTTCTACTTGTGTGCCAAGAAGCAAAAGGTTTTTTAGTACTATTGTCTATATTTCTTTCCTTTTGAGGGATGTTCTGAGTATCTTTGTTGGGTTG is part of the Brassica rapa cultivar Chiifu-401-42 chromosome A09, CAAS_Brap_v3.01, whole genome shotgun sequence genome and harbors:
- the LOC103840655 gene encoding origin of replication complex subunit 6; the encoded protein is MDISDIARKLDLSNNKLVVRKAAEIRRLCDAQFDSSVIGVGEICKAVICLEMAASSLQVIFDRQAAIKLSGMSEKAYTRSFNSLQNVIGVKIKLNVKELAIQFGCVRIIKSVQNMLSLYKERFLASLPASRRANADFTRPVFTAAAFYLCAKKQKLKVDKLRLVEVCGTSESEFSCVSTSMIDLCFDCVGVSKEKKDAKDVKGNRELLDVLPEKRKLEDGGYSSDDESSCYKRHKKMEEAKYEDWKTTVVHSIKKNPEKGPKKVIQTSLNFTKKAATEEVQVDS